GTTTTAGAGCATACTAGCCCAACTTAATCAGTTATTAACGTAAAGTAGCCTAATTTTTGAGTGTGCGCagtttttcctttttaaaaatTTGAGTCGGTGACATACATATTGCAAAGTCCAACTCATAATGgcgattttttttgaaaaatgctggTTTATGCTGGATATCATATGGTGCAAGGTTGTTGTTTATGGTTGACCAGCTGCTAGGTTGACGGGGCTGCTTCTGACGTGTAGCCTTTTAAATTTTCAGCAAGAATGTAACACAAAGCCTATTGCTAGTAAACCGGTCAAATTGTTATATTTGTTTGGAAGAGTCGCAATCCTGCTGAGGAATTCAACTGTGCAAACTGACAAGAGGCTACGCGTAACAATGTCTATTTTCAGATCTGGAAAACTATTTGACTGAAGTCCTTAAAGGGGAGAATTTAAGCAAGAAAGCAAAAGAAAAGAAGGATTCCTTTATCAAGCGCATTAAAGATGTGAAAACGAGGTACGAAGTGCATAACAACGGTTGACATGAATATATTCTTGACCCTATGCTGATTACATAaggtatttaaaaatataatgatCTCTGTTTCAGCTACTCTCAAGATTTTAAGGACAAACGTAAGTTTTGATGCGTGTAtgtttgtgaatgtgtgtgtgtcttcatgGGAGGGGCTAAAGTAGGCTACAAGCTTGGTAAAGTGAGTAGCTTCTCTTCCCCACTATGTGCTGCACCATACAGTTAGCATtcactgaatgtgtgtgtgcccttATTACTTATTCATATGTCAACATCTttgaatgacattttttttctatCCTAATAGGACTATATGAAAAGAGTACTTTAAAAAAGTCTTAGCCAGCACATAAAGACTGTTCCCTAATCAATTTTGTGTTTCCTATCATGAACTTACGGTTAAGATGTGGGTATGGTCTAGCACTTGTGGGCAAGGAAACGCATGCACTTTACAGCTGCACTATTACCACCATTACAATGTGACCAGGAAGTTCTATGCTCATGTTCATTATACCACATGCATTGTGGGTGAGTCTGTAATTGAAGGTACATTTAATGTCCAAAGTCATGTGTCACTGTTTGTCATGGATCACAAAATGTTACAAGCCATAACAACATATGTTCTGtaaaaatcaaaatttaatGTTGTCCGAATTATtcagtaattttttttccatcatgtatcaatgtataatcaaaatatcGTTACTGTAGAATACTTTGCATTCAAATGGGTGGAACTATCTCCCACAACTATGTAAGATACAGGAAATTATGTCACTTTCCCTTACTGATAAGATCTGGAGCACTGAAAGGGTGCGCTTTTTTAATCTAAAAAGTTGAATTATTGtgtaaaatgtcaaaattgttaccacaatatcaaaagaaaaaaaaggattcATCACTGATGATCACACAGTGGGTTgtttaaaagtctttttttaATCATGATCTTTATCTGTGACATGTGCTCTAAGCATTATGGTAGCAAGTGGagtgtttggctaaaaagttggTCAATTCTGTTACCATCAAACTCCGTTACCAATGTAGAGTATTACTGTTGACAGTAACAGAGTTGACAAGTAACTGTTTCGACACTATAAAGAAATCTttataaaaaatgaattaacTTGTGTTTGGTAAGCATGTTTTTAATAAGCGACTTGGAAGAATTTAtgttagtgatttttttttttttttaacttaactTCTTGAAATGCTAAATGTATCTCCAATTATAGAATCACACGTGCATAAGTCTTGCTTTGTCATCAGTGTGCTCTTTAATATACATGAAATGATCAGGAAATGTGATTCAAACTTGCAAGTGTTATGAGAGAGCTTCCATATTGACGTCACAAATCTATGCAAAGTGAGTTTCTAGTGAATATCTCGAAAACATGGCTGAGTGCCACTCAATGCTGCATGCAACTGGAGATAACTGGCTCAAACATGCTTCACCTCCTAGGCACCATGTACCTGCAGGCAACATATAATATCTGAATTAGATCATCTTAATGTGTCTTTTTCTGGTGGAGGATTGAAAATGTGGCCTTGTGGCTGCGTCTATGGGAATGCTGATGAAGACTCTGTTGTATAGGAGATGAAGAGTTCCCAGAGCCTGAAGAAGCGGACACCAACGACGGAGGGTCACTGCACTCAGAGCAGACTGACAGGGATGACGAAAACGCTTATGATGGTGAGTGGAAAATTGTGCGATTTGTTGCGATATTTAAAGTGTGACAAGAGAAGAGGAGCATGGAACATCTGAAAAAACTGTTGAGACAGGAATATTATGTGACTGTACCCTTTGAGTTCTCTCATTGAAGAATGCTGTAATTGTGAGTATTGTAAAAGAATCATGGCAATTTCTGTACACAGATTGCATGTACAGAAttaacataaattaagaaacaATCTCCTTCCGGTTATGAATAAATCACTTATCATCTTTTCTGCAGCCTCAGCTGTCATAACACAGTATCATTGTGGCAGTCCTTTGTCATGTCCTGTCTGGTATTTTTTAGCAGTGGTAGAAGAACACAAAAGCTGAATGAGGTGCTTGAAAGACTGATGTAACCCGGCAACAGTCTCAGGAACGGTTTGAAGGCACAGACGTCAAGGGTTTAGCTCTCTTTTGTCTCTGAGCAAATGGTTTATGGTCTGCAGCTCAGACAATGCCGCCCACATCCAATGTCAATCCAGGCTTCTGTTTTATTAGCTCCTGCTAAATGAACGCTGTTGGTAGACTTTACATTCAACGATTCTAATTCATCCGACTCATTTTAAGTCATGCCACATATCCGATTATTGCATTCTGAAACTCAAAGAATCAAGAGGGTAGGATGCAGGCTTGGAGTGGGTTGTGTGCACGTAAATGGTAGGAAGAGGTTTACAGCTCTAGTGCACTCATGTGTTTTATAGGTCCTTTTGCACTGTGCTTGCCAGAGAGAGCAGCTGTTGGGCTCAAAGATGGGGCCGAAGCCTCTTAGTGCACACTGCAGATTCAATACGAATCAAAACTGCATTTGGAGATTGACCAAAAAGGATTTTGAGCCTGTTTAGTTTGGTCAAATGTACTAAAGCAAGTGAAGTTATGAGCTCATGCAACTAATAATGCAGCTATTTGGGTAAAAACAGGGAGTTTGTCATTTTATGTGAGATttcttttcataaaaaaagaacgaaacacacacatctcaggCTTTATTTGCTGAGAGTCAGAGCTTTACCTCTGTAACTTGTTTGAGAGCTGTACTTTTTTATCCTTTTTATACATGCAGCTCATAAAAAGGAAGATCTTTTTATAGCTGAAGATGAGGGGAAAGTGTGTCACCACTATTTATCTGCATCCTTTAGCAACTGCATTTGTTGTTTTGTAACATAGATAAAGTTTAGTCAAAGGGTGTTCGTATTAACCACCGGTTTCACAGCCTAAGCCTAGTCCAGACTAAAATACATGTTTGAGCTTTTTGAACATGCACatgcatatcttaaaatatatcagtgccattgttttgtttcAAGATGTGGTTTTCTAAGTCACATTATAACCGCTATTATCTTAAATGTCCTATTAGAAATAATCTAAACACTCTCTGTGGAGACAGGcctaaatgttttaaagggttagttcaccccaaacttaatttctgtcattaattaatcTAAGAGGTTTCTGAACCACCCATAGGCAGCAATGTCATTGCAACTtccaaggtccagaaaggtagtaaagataTCTTTAAGCGATTTGCGTGATTTTTGGCCCATATGTGAACACTCCAAACGATCTCAGATCGCTTTAAAGCGAACCGAGCCGAGACCATCCTTAGAGGTGGTCTAGGCACGGTTCGATCTCATCTTATGGTACAGTTCGCTAAAAACAGAGGtctgaacacaaattaaaatagtCTATTTGACTCCCAAAAAAATGTGTgcgcaaccccccccccccccccccccaaaaaaaaagaaagaaaaaagaaggaCTTTAGGTCTTTATctgcactgttaaaaaaaaagtagagaAAACTTTAAAGTTCAAGGCAGCCAGCTGcagaacatttttgagttttctCAACTTAGGGTTAGTTGTACAAACCTTGAGTTACCTCAACTTTTTTCATGCTAAAATGGTTGTATACACTTTAAAGTGATACTTctccgctttttcatattaaactatgttattcccttaactaagacgagttgatacatacctctctcgtctcagtgcgtgctcttaatctctctgatgcgcggtgacgatctgatagcatttagcttagcccactaagcccagttcattcactatggtaccaaacagagatcaagttagaagcgaccaaacacctccacgttttctctatttaaaaacagttacacgaatagttaaACGACCAAATATGGTGAATTAAAGTAAAACGTGgcacttttctaagcggattaaaaaggagaactaatgtatggcggaatagcccttctgagagtacttcgacacAGCGGAGTAAAAAGTctcggctgaaacatcctccctcacatctcaccctccctctctcatttctgtcaataggggggagggggagatgtgagggaggatttttcagccgcaactttttactgtgccgagtcgaagtactctcagaagggCTATTCCGCCATccattatagttatagttatatgtggaggtgtttggtcgcttctaacttgatctctgtttggtaccatagtgaatgaactgggcttagtgggctaagctaaatgctatcagatcgtcaccgcgcgtcagagagattaagtgcacgcactgagacgagaggtttgtatcaactcgtcttagttaagagaatagtttaatatgaaaaacgGTGAAGTATCactttaaaagctgaatttgtcaTACAAAACATAAGTTGGATTTTTTACAATGTGTTCTCTTCCACGTCATTCTCCTACAGTACACACAGCGCAGCTCATCCAGGTTCTAGGCCAGAACGGCAGCTCATCATTGGCTGACACTGTTCACGTAAAGCACCACAACACTTGTGTGATGCTGAAGCAGGAGCTCTTTTAGTGATATTGACTCAATTTCGAGGCTATATTCTATAACATTCATtgaataaaactattgttgCTAAGAGGACCGAAGGCCAATTGCATGCTGCAAAGTTTTGAAATTGACATCTAAATATAAATGCTACACGAGACAGAAATATCCTCCTGAGACCCAGAATAGAGGTTTTGCCTCTGTAgaggacattatattttaacaAATTTGTCTGACAGCATACGCAGTTTTAGGTCTGGAAATGTAAGACATTcttatgaaaatattattacatgttACATATTGTCCCAAaacacattaatatgcaaattagatacaGTGTATAAATGCATTGCCTAGAATGGGAATGGAATTTATGGccatgtttacacacacattgcataaagtaaaatgGTATATCAAATTATTCTGTATCTTTCATAACATAGAGAATCATCTTTATACAAagtttagattaaaaaaaaaacgtaaaagCATAAAAATTGATGggtgaatgaaaaaaataatcccATTGTTTGTCTATTCATGTCTTTTAATTTTCTCAATAAATCAGTTCTGGTGTCCTATACAGAGCTGAGGATATAGCATATAACaggaataataattaaaaaaataaaataattcacaagaccttttttttctggttcTCAGGAAGATGACATGTTAAAAAAAGCCTACTAGTAACACATTAAAGCAATGTAAATGCAGACTAATAGATTAATAGACAATTTGTagcaaaatatttgtaaaaattccAATTATTGGTAAAACTGATGACTTGTCAATAAataatcatacattttttaCTGTACACTGGTGGGGCTGTTGCTTAGCCTAAATCTGCACTTTACTAGAGCACCATCAGTAATTTCAGAAGCACCCTCAGTGATTTGATTCTGGAACCAGACCTGCGTAGGAGAAATATGTTTTTCAGATAGAAAGACAgattgaataaagtcattattgtcAGTAAAGGCAATTAAGATATTAAataagatttctatttcaaacaaATGCTGTTCTTAAAACTTTCAGTTTATCATAAAAGTCCTAAAAAGACACTTAATTGCCAGTGCCACACTTCATTTAGCAAAACAaccattttcaaataataataataataagaagaatggTATCTTGATtaccaaataaaaataaaattgaaatattttttctaagaatcatgtgacactgaagactggactaATGGCTGCTGAtaatgaagaagaagaagaagaagaaggaaaaaagggaaaaatatatatatttatatgtgactctaaaccacaaaaccagtcataagggtacattttttaaattgagatttaatacttcatatgaaatatgaatacatttttcattaatgtatggtttgttgatataatatgacaatatttgatcgagatacaactatttaaaAATCTGGAATTTGAGGgggcaaaaaaatctaaatattaagaCAATGTAATATTTGacaatgtacaaaatatcttcatggaacatgatctttacctaatatcctaatgattattggcataaaagaaaaatactcCCAAAAATATAaccccttatgactggttttgtggtgtacacacacacacacacacacacacacacacacacacacacacacacacacatacatttgttttttgtgacatatggggactttccataggcgtaatggtttttatacctacaaaccgtattttctatccccttacactgcccctgcccctaaacctacccatcacaggaaacattctgcatttttgctttctaaaaaaaacctcctcctgtatgatttataagcattttgaaaagggaggacatggccaatgtcctcatatttcaccttCTCCTTGTAAtgcctgtgtcatacccatgtcattatacacatttgtgtcctcatatttcacaaaaacatgcgcacacacacacacacacacacacacacacacacacacacacacacacacacacaaactgttattttaaattgtaataatatttcacaatattactatgtattttaatcaaataaatggagCATTGGTGAACATAATAATCATTTTTATGATCCTAAGCTTTTAAACAATAGTGTAAatagtgtttttattttgtttatttgtttttattttgcagtaaggaagaaaaaaagtgaTGCTCTGTGCCAATgagttattttcttattatcCAAAATGCTCTTTGCAATAGGTTTACTCTAAAAGACcatattatttgttttctttagcAGTTGTTCTGTTAGACATTTTTCTAGCAGAAATCAACTCTAGCACTGAGGATGCTTAGTTTACTTTTCACAGTCAGCGTGTGTCATGCTCCCTTGACGGCACTTTATACATAATTGCAAACATTCCACAATTGCTGGTGTCATTCATAACACTGCGCTGCTCACTCACACTCATTCAGCAATGTGATGGTAGTGTGTACACAAGAGAGGGGAGGGCAGTGTAAACGAGAGGGGAGGTTTGCTTTGAAAACAGACCGTGCATCTGTTTCACATACTGCTGTACCTGACAGATCGGTGCATGAAACTCTATCCAGTCCATCCGGGTTTGAATCCCTGCTAACTTTAGTCTCGCTTGACATCGACCTTTGATTTTTAAACCTGAAGGGGGTGGAATTAGCTTTCTGGTTGCCTTTAGCAAATGTATCATTTGTTGTGAAGACAGGTGCTCCTCTTTGTGGATTCCTCACTgcttgtcattaaaaaaaaaagctgtagAAAGATTGAATGATTTTCTGTTTCCATCTGTTTGATGAAATCAGGTGTTCAACAGTCTCCTCCGGTGGCAGCTCAGGAACTTCAATATGTTTTAAAGAGTGGCTACCTGGAGAAGCGCAGAAAGGGTAAGTTACTATGTTCACAAGCAGGTTGTTTATGAGAGtgaaaaacattgaaaaaataacCTCTATTCATCTAACAGATCACAGCTTCTTTGGcaatgagtggcagaagagatGGTGTGCCTTAAGTAGCAACATATTCTACTACTATGGCAGTGAGAAAGGTTGGAAAGCTACTATTATGATCAGATGTGTAATTACCaatgttggggaaagttacttttaaaagtaatgcattgcaATATTACGTTACTAAATAAGTAACTAATTGctgtacttagttactttttatgataagtaatgtttttttacttttgcattacattttctcacttttttaataacaaaaaatataatttttggcACATGTGAAGGCCCTTTCAAACCAAAAGTGAAATGAAAAAGCCTcaggctgaaggaaatgcaTATTCACGCCTATGTCGCCATTATATGTACGCTTCAGAATCTCGCCGGACGAAGTACTTCGGATGtacttcttttgtcacatactgtttttcacctactatatagtagggaagtatatGATTTCGGCCAGCCAGTGGCTGTATGCCTAAATCCGAAATCACATGCTCTCTTatatacactgttaaaaaaaaaagtaggtttttgttggtttaacttaaaaaagtaagtaacctggttgccttaattttgagtttattgaaattaaaaatttgagttgatacaatgaaggaaatttgtttaataaatagaaactcaaaatattattgtatctgaaccacattaaaaaatgtgataaattatgaaaatagcactatttggcatgtttcactgcgtcatcagaaataaaacacacacaattacccaatatgcttactaattttttaataataattttaataaacgtTGCCGAATCTcgaaaaatgttcattgtattaactcaaaattttaatttcaatgaactcaaaattttaaggcaaccaggtaactttttttctaaataatcttttacagtgtaggtacactgtaaaaaataattacatttactgtaaagaaatggcagctgtggttgccagaaatTTACTGCTAAAAAATACAGTAGCAACATTTTAGGTTTTACAGATTTCActtaaatttacagtaaaaaaaaaaaaaaacgtatttcatgaactgatataattttatttaccaACTTATTGAAGTACTAATATCTGTTTTGTACCTTTTGTAATACAATGAAATCCACAAAACACAGTGGTGATGAGTCACATGATAAATCAAAGCATCACAAGCAGATTTTACACAAGTTATTATagttatttaaatgaaaatatgtcAAATGTGAAGTGTAACACAGGGAATTCTTTATTTGAAAAAAGTAATTACTTCACGACCactaaaaaagtatgttctattatagtatgaatgtgtgtaatATGAATATAATCTGGACATACTACATtacatgttgtcattatcatgtgacctaccagcgtGGTCACTGCCATTTACAAATcacctcatgggatagtaaagtgttcatcgtatgcacacttcagaatctcaccaAAAGAAGTGCGTACTCTTTTATGAGTGCTGTGAATTTGGATATACTACTCTTGTCACATGCCTTTTTTCAACTATTATATAGTAGAGAAGTATACGATTACAAATGCAGCCTCTAACTTgagcaataaaaaaaagaaacacaaatGTGGTTTATCTAAAATGATTACTTTTTACTTATAAGTATGGTTTAATTGGATCACcaaaggtcagcagcaaagaTATTGGTTTATaaattgagtttaaatgcataaagtatatttgtgtaATTCACTTTAAGGAATACTGatttgtgcaagtgagatgatCTCATTTAGTCTAAACTACAATAACATCATGTTTATAACATGCACACAACATGGGGACAGCAGAGGTGCTGTACTTTAGATTAAATATAAGTAACTTGCATTACTTAACCTGTTTGATAGAATAACCTATTTGAAaaagatattttgttgtaaatttaaaagtaatgcattactttactagttacttgaaaagaGTGATCTGTTTACACAACTCACATTAGCAACTTCCCCCGCTTTCTCTAAAGCCAACACAGAAGTAACtcaaactgcaattcatcgactgagCGCTAGAGACAGACTCCAAAAGGGAGTCAAATTTGTATctcccccatgttaaaatgcccaactttacagcagaaaaaaatgtttacaaccTATACAGCTAATTTTTCTCTTCATGTCAACTGTgaggggtgaatttttttttaaaataaatcatcCGGTTAAATTATATtgagccttaaagttctgcataattaagggagtGGTaacttgagtgacaggtggactGCCCTATGGTTGTGCCAGGTGGGCATGGTTTTAGCAAATCTCTTTGCCTATAATTTtcagttatccgggagtgaatcactgccaagatggcaatggCCAACTTTAGGCTccaaaaatgctcttcagaaaACCTACGAGTGACGTCATGGAcactacgttttttttttttttttttacagattttgctcccaacactggtcgttacaaattaaatgtagtACTGAATTCAATTGTTCTTTTCTTGAATCAGCTCATTCAATAATCTGCACTAATGTTCACTAGATAAACAGCAGAAGGGAGAGTTTAACATTGTTGGATACACTGTCAAAATGAACAACACCCTGCGGAAAGATGCAAAGCGAGATTGCTGCTTTGAGATCTCCGCTCCAGACAGGCGTGTATATCAGGTTGGTCACCTCTCATTTCATGTAAAACATGCAGCGTTTATTCTTATCATGAGATGATTATCTCTAATAACACATTTTTGCTACAGTTCAGTGCTGCGTCTGAGAAAGAGGCTAAAGAGTGGGTGGAGCACATTGACTTTTGTATTAAAGGTAGGACTGTACATGATAAAAACTTAGCCCAGCAGGTGTCTTTTTTGCACAAATGCTAAATGTTTTGTATAATGGTTTCCACTCTCAGACATAAGTGGAATCATTCCAGAAGATGAAGAAGAATATGATGACTGCATAACTGTGACCCAACCAGCCATGCCTGCAATTATCGATGATGACATCTATGAAGAACTTCCTGGTTTGCACCTAGATTTCATATTTGTTTGTGTATTTatctaataattattatattatattataaacaaatctatatctatttaaaatattacatttattttaatttattcaattccGATAACAtaaatattgtgaaaaaaataGTGTGGATGTGGTGGAAAATGGCTACCGAAATTGTTAATTTGGTATGTTGCTTTCTACCTTAACTGCCATATCGATTCTGTCCCTCTCAGAGGAAGATACCCCAGTACCCCAGCCTGCAAAAACAAAAGTGACCCTACCCAACAAACCTCTACCACTGCCATCCACCCCTATGACAGGTAATTACCACTGCGTCACCAGGCCTGTCCATCCCCATCCTGCCCTGCTGTCCCATAACACCGCATACACTCCCAGATCTGCCTGGATGGCTGTCATTTGTCTCcccaacttttattttttaatataaaaaaggaCAAAGATTGAGGGGAGGGGGATATTGCCGGTACACATGGATTTGGGAGGTTAAATGGGTACCACTGATGACAGGAGGGGGAAGGTTGTCTGGACAACAGGAAGGGCCTTCAGGAAGAGACCTGGAATTGTTGCtgattttgttattgttttttgatatttaatttAGTGTAGTTTTGGCGTATTGGTAAGAAAAACACTAAACAATACTTTCGCCATCAtcgttttatttaaaaatggtttagtgtttttttttttctgtccctGTGTGGGAAAGCATGTATCTTGCTGAGTGCTGGGCACTGGGCAGGGGTTGGTAGGCACTGGCAGGAAGCTGACTCCATTGGTGCACTGTGGCCCACCATGGCCCTCTGCTCCAGGCTCACAGCACAGGAAGTCCTGCTGACAGAAACGATGGCTGAGGCAGGATCTTGTGACAGATGCTTAGGGGAGGAGGCCAGCAAGAGCACTAGACAGAGCCATAATGGAGGGAAAACTACAGGCTTCGGGGATCCTGACAGCAAGATTATCATAtgaattttctttatttttgttgaCATCTTtggaatttatttatatacttttaaatCCTGAAAAGTGGATGTATTTATGTAACCACTGCAGCAGGTTTAACACTGTCAACATGTCTGGTTGTTTTAAGATGCAGCCCTGAATAAAATCTTAAAGCAGCAGTGGGTATGgttatatttagaaaataattaTAGTAATCTGCCAAATCAGCATAGCTGGGAATCATCTAGCTATAAAGTCTGTTGCAATATATTTACCTTTAGGGGTATTTTCATTTCTTTATATGAAATAACATTTCTTGCCGTTGGGCAGACAACATAGATTAGTAAATATGAACAAATGATGCTCTAAACCAAGAGCAAGAGCAGGTTATCTGCAAACCCAAGAGCAAATCTACCTGAAGTTTAACATGTTTCATTCACAATGCTTTAGTTTTGAGACTGAAATGTAAGCTTAAGGTTATATAACTTTCAACAAATATGGCCTGTAACATTACATGTTAACTGACGACATGGTGCAGCTGTATTGAAGGGTCTTTCATTTGAGGGTTTGTTAGTTTCATCCCACCTGTCAGGAGCCACAGCTCAGCAATTTATACTCTCTGCTGCCCACTAGTGGAACTTTCTGAGCCAGAAAACACACACTGGAGGTCTTTAACCAAGGACCCCTTGGTGGATATAGAAACTTAGCAGGGACACTTTAAGCCATATAATAAATGTGCATTGTAGACCAAAATCATTACATACACAAAACCACTATTGGATGTAGAGAAAAGTTTGAACTTATTCACCACCATTTAAACGTttgggtttttatttttttatttttaaaggagattaatatatttattctgcaaggatgcataaattgatcaaaagtgatagtaaaggcatttttaatattacaaaagatttctatttcaactagatgttgttcttttgaactttgtgcattaaaggtatagttcacccaaaattgaaaatcaTTCACTCacgtatgagtttctttcttctgttgtacacaaaataagatatttcaaagaatgttggtaatcaaaCATTTGACAAAAGCCATTGTTTTTCATAGCAGAAAAAAAAgttggaagtcaatggctaccattaactgtctggttaccaacattctttaaaatacattttgtgttcaacagaagaaagaaattcgtTCAGGTTTGGACAACACAAGGGTAAGTATAAATGAtgccagaattttcatttttgggtaaactatcctttGAGGAATCCTGAAAAAGATGCATCATGCTTCCCACAAAATTAAGCAGCATAaccgttttcaacattgataataataagaaatctgtcttgagcaccaaattagcatattagaatgatttccaaaggatgatgtg
This DNA window, taken from Pseudorasbora parva isolate DD20220531a chromosome 7, ASM2467924v1, whole genome shotgun sequence, encodes the following:
- the skap2 gene encoding src kinase-associated phosphoprotein 2, with translation MRSIPEDLTTLISDLENYLTEVLKGENLSKKAKEKKDSFIKRIKDVKTSYSQDFKDKRDEEFPEPEEADTNDGGSLHSEQTDRDDENAYDGVQQSPPVAAQELQYVLKSGYLEKRRKDHSFFGNEWQKRWCALSSNIFYYYGSEKDKQQKGEFNIVGYTVKMNNTLRKDAKRDCCFEISAPDRRVYQFSAASEKEAKEWVEHIDFCIKDISGIIPEDEEEYDDCITVTQPAMPAIIDDDIYEELPEEDTPVPQPAKTKVTLPNKPLPLPSTPMTAVNKSTDYENFFQGLWDCPGDHPDELSFKRGDTIYILSKEYDMFGWWVGEMKGVIGIVPKEYLMELYVL